A portion of the Anabas testudineus chromosome 22, fAnaTes1.2, whole genome shotgun sequence genome contains these proteins:
- the exd2 gene encoding exonuclease 3'-5' domain-containing protein 2 isoform X2, whose amino-acid sequence MSHRGHLTAVITTVLGATLGGLLIWRIYRTRRKKLPFIQKVVDPVDAPCPVEKELTCIQPPQLIEKELKAVECQTITLLPVVQIPSCEQLLGVKPVMVSSEQEWQQLWPLLQKELSVFPVLGLDCEWVSMKGRASVVSLLQLASYSGLCVLVKLLAFRNDQQQVPLSLIEVLRDPHILKVGVGCYEDGKRLTRDYGLSLTCTVDLRYLALRQRQAKVNNGLSLKSLAADLLNVSLDKSLELRCSDWEADELTMEQITYAARDAQISIALFLHLLGFGFEAGPASSSGSSYAELAACCQGLVDVPFRGRGDGDDRAADGERRRRTRKPAIYESPESGDQQVPDPRKNNKRKPLGVGYSARKSPLYDNCFLHAPDGQPLCTCDKKKAKWYLDKGIGVLQSEDPFVVRLLFEPSGRPDSQQDYYLTAKENLCVVCGKADSYIRKNIVPHEYRRHFPTEMKDHNSHDILLLCTSCHAASNVHDGFLKQQLAEEFAAPQGCEDGVRLLEDSDRRRVRSAARALLTAGDSLPEQRRQELQVLIKNFLDMNEKEELTDEVLQQAAGLETRIFNEAYVPHGLKVVQAYAEYGLRGLMDLERRWRQHFLTTMQPQHLPPLWSIDHNHNKFLRKYGVDLPIKLN is encoded by the exons ATGTCTCATCGAGGGCATTTAACTGCTGTTATAACCACAGTACTAGGGGCAACCTTAGGAGGGTTGCTCATATGGCGAATTTacagaacaagaaggaagaagCTGCCTTTCATCCAGAAGGTGGTCGATCCCGTGGATGCTCCGTGTCCTGTGGAAAAGGAGTTGACATGCATCCAACCGCCACAGCTCATAGAGAAGGAACTCAAGGCTGTGGAGTGTCAGACCATAACACTACTCCCTGTTGTCCAGATACCATCTTGTGAACAGCTGCTGGGGGTGAAACCAGTGATGGTGAGCTCTGAACAAGAGTGGCAGCAGCTGTGGCCACTGCTGCAAAAGGAGCTGTCAGTCTTCCCTGTGTTGGGGCTTGACTGTGAATGG GTATCTATGAAGGGTCGAGCCTCTGTGGTCTCCCTGTTACAGTTGGCTTCATACTCTGGTCTTTGTGTCTTGGTGAAGCTGCTGGCATTTCGAAATGACCAGCAGCAAGTACCACTCAGCTTAATTGAAGTACTCCGGGACCCCCATATTTTGAAAGTTGGCGTTGGTTGTTATGAAGATGGGAAGCGTCTGACACGTGACTATGGTCTGTCGCTGACGTGTACTGTTGACCTGCGCTACCTTGCTCTACGACAGAG ACAAGCGAAAGTGAATAATGGCCTCAGTCTGAAGTCGCTGGCAGCAGATCTGTTGAATGTGTCTCTAGATAAATCCCTGGAGCTGCGCTGCAGTGACTGGGAGGCAGATGAACTGACAATGGAGCAG ATAACTTATGCTGCCAGAGATGCCCAAATTTCCATCgccctcttcctccatctcctcgGCTTTGGCTTTGAAGCTGGACCCGCCTCTTCCAGCGGGAGCTCCTACGCTGAGTTGGCTGCCTGCTGCCAGGGCCTGGTGGATGTGCCCTTCAGAGGCCGAGGAGATGGAGACGACAGAGCTGCTGATGGAGAGAGGAGGCGGAGAACGCGGAAACCAGCCATATATGAGAGCCCAGAGTCTGGAGATCAGCAAGTCCCAGACCCTCGAAAGAATAACAAGAGGAAACCACTGGGTGTGGGCTATTCTGCGAG GAAGTCTCCTCTCTATGATAACTGCTTCCTCCATGCTCCAGATGGTCAGCCACTGTGTACCTGCGACAAGAAGAAAGCCAAATGGTACCTAGATAAAGGAATAGGAG TGCTTCAGAGTGAAGATCCCTTTGTAGTGAGGCTGCTGTTTGAGCCGTCAGGACGTCCTGACTCCCAGCAGGACTACTACCTCACTGCCAAAGAGAATCTCTGTGTAGTCTGTGGAAAAGCAGATTCCTACATCAG GAAAAACATTGTGCCGCATGAGTACAGACGTCATTTTCCCACAGAGATGAAGGACCACAACTCACACGACattctgctgctctgcaccAGCTGCCATGCCGCCTCCAATGTGCATGACGGCTTCCTGAAGCAGCAGCTGGCTGAAGAGTTTGCCGCCCCTCAGGGCTGCGAGGACGGAGTTCGCCTGCTGGAAGATTCAGACCGACGGCGGGTACGTTCAGCGGCTCGGGCTCTGCTCACAGCTGGTGACAGTCTGCCGGAGCAGCGGCGTCAGGAGCTGCAGGTTCTGATAAAAAACTTCCTCGACATGAACGAGAAGGAGGAGTTGACGGACGAAGTACTGCAGCAGGCTGCTGGTTTGGAGACGAG GATTTTCAATGAGGCGTACGTGCCTCATGGCCTGAAGGTGGTGCAAGCTTATGCTGAGTACGGCCTCCGGGGCCTGATGGACCTGGAGCGTCGCTGGAGGCAGCACTTCCTCACTACCATGCAACCTCAacacctccctcctctgtggTCCATCGATCACAACCACAACAAGTTCCTCCGCAAATACGGAGTGGACCTGCCCATCAAACTCAACTGA
- the exd2 gene encoding exonuclease 3'-5' domain-containing protein 2 isoform X1 — MSHRGHLTAVITTVLGATLGGLLIWRIYRTRRKKLPFIQKVVDPVDAPCPVEKELTCIQPPQLIEKELKAVECQTITLLPVVQIPSCEQLLGVKPVMVSSEQEWQQLWPLLQKELSVFPVLGLDCEWVKTKGVSMKGRASVVSLLQLASYSGLCVLVKLLAFRNDQQQVPLSLIEVLRDPHILKVGVGCYEDGKRLTRDYGLSLTCTVDLRYLALRQRQAKVNNGLSLKSLAADLLNVSLDKSLELRCSDWEADELTMEQITYAARDAQISIALFLHLLGFGFEAGPASSSGSSYAELAACCQGLVDVPFRGRGDGDDRAADGERRRRTRKPAIYESPESGDQQVPDPRKNNKRKPLGVGYSARKSPLYDNCFLHAPDGQPLCTCDKKKAKWYLDKGIGVLQSEDPFVVRLLFEPSGRPDSQQDYYLTAKENLCVVCGKADSYIRKNIVPHEYRRHFPTEMKDHNSHDILLLCTSCHAASNVHDGFLKQQLAEEFAAPQGCEDGVRLLEDSDRRRVRSAARALLTAGDSLPEQRRQELQVLIKNFLDMNEKEELTDEVLQQAAGLETRIFNEAYVPHGLKVVQAYAEYGLRGLMDLERRWRQHFLTTMQPQHLPPLWSIDHNHNKFLRKYGVDLPIKLN; from the exons ATGTCTCATCGAGGGCATTTAACTGCTGTTATAACCACAGTACTAGGGGCAACCTTAGGAGGGTTGCTCATATGGCGAATTTacagaacaagaaggaagaagCTGCCTTTCATCCAGAAGGTGGTCGATCCCGTGGATGCTCCGTGTCCTGTGGAAAAGGAGTTGACATGCATCCAACCGCCACAGCTCATAGAGAAGGAACTCAAGGCTGTGGAGTGTCAGACCATAACACTACTCCCTGTTGTCCAGATACCATCTTGTGAACAGCTGCTGGGGGTGAAACCAGTGATGGTGAGCTCTGAACAAGAGTGGCAGCAGCTGTGGCCACTGCTGCAAAAGGAGCTGTCAGTCTTCCCTGTGTTGGGGCTTGACTGTGAATGGGTAAAGACCAAAGGC GTATCTATGAAGGGTCGAGCCTCTGTGGTCTCCCTGTTACAGTTGGCTTCATACTCTGGTCTTTGTGTCTTGGTGAAGCTGCTGGCATTTCGAAATGACCAGCAGCAAGTACCACTCAGCTTAATTGAAGTACTCCGGGACCCCCATATTTTGAAAGTTGGCGTTGGTTGTTATGAAGATGGGAAGCGTCTGACACGTGACTATGGTCTGTCGCTGACGTGTACTGTTGACCTGCGCTACCTTGCTCTACGACAGAG ACAAGCGAAAGTGAATAATGGCCTCAGTCTGAAGTCGCTGGCAGCAGATCTGTTGAATGTGTCTCTAGATAAATCCCTGGAGCTGCGCTGCAGTGACTGGGAGGCAGATGAACTGACAATGGAGCAG ATAACTTATGCTGCCAGAGATGCCCAAATTTCCATCgccctcttcctccatctcctcgGCTTTGGCTTTGAAGCTGGACCCGCCTCTTCCAGCGGGAGCTCCTACGCTGAGTTGGCTGCCTGCTGCCAGGGCCTGGTGGATGTGCCCTTCAGAGGCCGAGGAGATGGAGACGACAGAGCTGCTGATGGAGAGAGGAGGCGGAGAACGCGGAAACCAGCCATATATGAGAGCCCAGAGTCTGGAGATCAGCAAGTCCCAGACCCTCGAAAGAATAACAAGAGGAAACCACTGGGTGTGGGCTATTCTGCGAG GAAGTCTCCTCTCTATGATAACTGCTTCCTCCATGCTCCAGATGGTCAGCCACTGTGTACCTGCGACAAGAAGAAAGCCAAATGGTACCTAGATAAAGGAATAGGAG TGCTTCAGAGTGAAGATCCCTTTGTAGTGAGGCTGCTGTTTGAGCCGTCAGGACGTCCTGACTCCCAGCAGGACTACTACCTCACTGCCAAAGAGAATCTCTGTGTAGTCTGTGGAAAAGCAGATTCCTACATCAG GAAAAACATTGTGCCGCATGAGTACAGACGTCATTTTCCCACAGAGATGAAGGACCACAACTCACACGACattctgctgctctgcaccAGCTGCCATGCCGCCTCCAATGTGCATGACGGCTTCCTGAAGCAGCAGCTGGCTGAAGAGTTTGCCGCCCCTCAGGGCTGCGAGGACGGAGTTCGCCTGCTGGAAGATTCAGACCGACGGCGGGTACGTTCAGCGGCTCGGGCTCTGCTCACAGCTGGTGACAGTCTGCCGGAGCAGCGGCGTCAGGAGCTGCAGGTTCTGATAAAAAACTTCCTCGACATGAACGAGAAGGAGGAGTTGACGGACGAAGTACTGCAGCAGGCTGCTGGTTTGGAGACGAG GATTTTCAATGAGGCGTACGTGCCTCATGGCCTGAAGGTGGTGCAAGCTTATGCTGAGTACGGCCTCCGGGGCCTGATGGACCTGGAGCGTCGCTGGAGGCAGCACTTCCTCACTACCATGCAACCTCAacacctccctcctctgtggTCCATCGATCACAACCACAACAAGTTCCTCCGCAAATACGGAGTGGACCTGCCCATCAAACTCAACTGA